One genomic window of Arvicola amphibius chromosome 4, mArvAmp1.2, whole genome shotgun sequence includes the following:
- the LOC119811876 gene encoding olfactory receptor 7E24-like, with amino-acid sequence MAQQRNSISQCPGNIETQNLTFISEFYLMELTDKPELEPVLFGLFLSMYLIAVLGNLIIVLAVSNDPQLHTPMYFFICNLSLADIGFISTTVPKMMVNIKTHRRSISYMACLTQMSAFAIFGCVDDMLLAVMAYDRFIAICHPLHYPIIITPKHCVLLVLSSFLVSILDSQLHNLVIMQLPYFKDVEIANFFCDPSKLLNMTCYNYFINDIVEYFTGAIFGFFPILGILYSYYKIVLSVLKISSSEAKFKAFSTCVSHLSVVCLFYGTGLGVYLSSALSSSHRKDLIAEVMYTVVTPTLNPFIYSLRNRDIKGALRRLHLRTN; translated from the exons ATGGCTCAGCAGAGAAACAGTATAAGTCA GTGTCCAGGGAATATAGAGACACAAAATTTGACGTTCATTTCAGAATTCTATCTCATGGAACTCACGGATAAGCCAGAACTGGAGCCCGTTCTCTTTGGTCTGTTTCTGTCCATGTATCTTATTGCGGTGCTTGGGAACCTGATCATTGTCCTGGCTGTCAGCAATGACCCTCAActacacacacccatgtacttctttaTCTGCAACCTGTCCCTAGCTGATATTGGATTTATTTCTACCACAGTCCCGAAGATGATGGTGAACATTAAGACGCATAGAAGAAGCATATCCTACATGGCATGCCTAACACAGATGTCTGCATTTGCCATTTTTGGTTGTGTAGATGACATGCTTCTGGCTGTGATGGCTTATGACAGGTTCATAGCCATTTGTCATCCTCTTCATTACCCAATCATTATAACCCCCAAGCACTGTGTCTTACTGGTTTTGAGTTCATTTTTGGTTAGCATTCTGGATTCCCAGCTGCACAATTTGGTTATCATGCAACTTCCATATTTCAAGGATGTGGAAATTGCTAATTTCTTTTGTGATCCTTCTAAACTCCTTAATATGACctgttataattattttatcaatgACATTGTTGAGTACTTTACTGGTGCTATATTTGGATTTTTTCCAATCCTGGGGATCCTTTACTCTTACTATAAAATTGTGTTATCTGTTCTTAAAATTTCATCTTCAGAGGCAAAGTTTAAAGCTTTTTCTACATGTGTGTCTCATCTGTCAGTAGTTTGCCTATTTTATGGAACAGGTCTGGGAGTATATCTTAGTTCAGCTTTGTCATCTTCTCATAGAAAGGATTTAATCGCTGAAGTGATGTACACAGTGGTTACACCCACACTTAATCCATTTATCTACAGCCTTAGGAACAGGGATATTAAAGGTGCCTTGAGGAGGCTGCACTTGAGAACAAATTAA